From one Marinobacter sp. LV10MA510-1 genomic stretch:
- the dmpG gene encoding 4-hydroxy-2-oxovalerate aldolase yields MNLNGKKITLHDMSLRDGMHAKRHQISLDEMVSIASAMDEAGMPLIEVTHGDGLGGRSLNYGFPAHSDKEYLSAVVPKMKNAKISALLLPGIGTVDHLKMAKDLGVSTIRVATHCTEADVSEQHIGMAAKMEMDTVGFLMMAHMVSPEKILEQAKLMVGYGANCIYATDSAGYMLPDEVTAKIGLLRSELPSNIEVGFHGHHNMGMAIANSLAAIEAGASRIDGSVAGLGAGAGNTPLEVFCAVLDRMGVETGVDLYKIMDVAEDLVVPIMDQPIRVDRNALTLGYAGVYSSFLLFAERAEKKYGISARDILVELGRRGTVGGQEDMIEDLALTMAKEKGLI; encoded by the coding sequence ATGAATTTGAACGGTAAAAAAATCACCCTGCACGACATGAGTCTGCGTGACGGTATGCACGCCAAGCGTCACCAGATCAGCCTGGACGAGATGGTCAGCATCGCTTCGGCGATGGATGAAGCTGGCATGCCGCTGATCGAAGTGACTCACGGTGACGGCCTGGGTGGTCGTTCACTGAACTACGGCTTTCCGGCCCATAGCGATAAGGAATACTTAAGCGCCGTGGTGCCGAAGATGAAAAACGCCAAAATCTCCGCGCTGCTTCTGCCGGGGATCGGAACGGTCGATCACCTGAAGATGGCCAAAGACCTCGGTGTCTCCACCATCCGCGTGGCCACCCATTGCACCGAAGCGGATGTGTCTGAACAGCACATCGGCATGGCGGCCAAGATGGAAATGGACACCGTTGGCTTCCTGATGATGGCGCACATGGTCAGTCCGGAGAAGATCCTGGAGCAGGCCAAACTGATGGTCGGCTACGGCGCCAACTGCATCTACGCCACCGACTCTGCAGGCTACATGCTGCCGGACGAAGTAACAGCCAAGATCGGCTTGCTGCGGTCTGAACTGCCGTCGAATATCGAAGTGGGCTTCCACGGCCACCACAATATGGGCATGGCAATTGCCAACTCACTGGCGGCGATTGAAGCGGGTGCCTCCCGGATTGATGGCTCCGTCGCGGGCTTGGGTGCAGGCGCCGGCAACACGCCGCTGGAAGTGTTCTGCGCGGTATTGGATCGCATGGGTGTGGAAACCGGCGTTGACCTGTACAAGATCATGGACGTTGCCGAGGATCTGGTTGTCCCGATCATGGACCAGCCAATCCGCGTGGATCGTAATGCCCTGACATTGGGCTACGCAGGTGTTTACTCCTCGTTCTTGTTGTTCGCTGAACGTGCCGAGAAGAAGTACGGCATTTCGGCCCGTGACATTCTGGTTGAACTGGGCCGTCGCGGCACTGTAGGCGGGCAAGAAGACATGATTGAAGACCTGGCACTGACCATGGCAAAAGAAAAGGGGTTGATCTAA
- the dmpH gene encoding 2-oxo-3-hexenedioate decarboxylase: MSEVKNNKLTRAQIEDLAVHCENAELEAYEITKVTNDYPDMTFDDAYDVQWEIRRRKEDRGNKIVGMKMGLTSWAKMAQMGVETPIYGFLADYFSVPDGGVVNTKELIHPKIEAEIAFVTKAPLKGPGCHIGDVLAATDFVIPAVEVIDSRYKDFKFDLVSVVADNASSTRFITGGQMADVADVDLKTLGVVVEKNGEVVEVGAGASVLGHPASSVAMLANMLAERGEHIPAGTFIMTGGITAAISVEAGDNITVRYQGLGSVSARFE; this comes from the coding sequence ATGAGTGAAGTCAAAAATAACAAGCTGACACGGGCACAAATCGAAGACTTGGCCGTTCATTGTGAGAACGCCGAACTTGAAGCCTATGAAATCACCAAGGTGACTAATGATTACCCGGACATGACCTTCGATGATGCTTACGACGTGCAGTGGGAAATTCGCCGTCGTAAGGAAGACCGTGGTAACAAGATTGTAGGCATGAAAATGGGGCTGACCTCTTGGGCCAAAATGGCACAGATGGGCGTCGAAACCCCGATTTACGGCTTTCTGGCGGATTACTTCAGTGTTCCAGACGGTGGCGTGGTCAATACTAAAGAACTGATCCATCCGAAAATCGAGGCCGAAATTGCTTTTGTTACCAAAGCGCCCCTCAAGGGCCCAGGCTGTCATATCGGTGATGTACTGGCCGCCACCGACTTCGTGATTCCGGCGGTAGAAGTGATTGATTCCCGCTATAAGGATTTCAAGTTCGATTTGGTGAGCGTAGTGGCAGACAACGCGTCTTCCACGCGGTTTATCACCGGTGGTCAGATGGCCGATGTGGCCGATGTAGACCTGAAAACGCTGGGTGTCGTGGTTGAGAAAAACGGTGAAGTGGTTGAGGTAGGTGCCGGAGCGTCTGTGCTTGGCCATCCGGCTTCTAGTGTGGCGATGCTGGCGAATATGCTGGCCGAGCGGGGCGAGCACATTCCTGCTGGCACCTTCATTATGACCGGTGGTATTACTGCGGCGATTAGCGTGGAGGCAGGTGACAATATCACCGTTCGTTATCAAGGCCTGGGTAGCGTTTCAGCCCGATTCGAGTAA
- a CDS encoding 2-hydroxymuconate tautomerase, with protein sequence MPIAQLYIVEGRTDEQKEVLIQEVSEAMSRSLDAPMERIRVMITEMPKQHFGIAGHSAKKLGR encoded by the coding sequence ATGCCAATTGCCCAGCTTTATATCGTTGAAGGCCGTACGGATGAGCAAAAAGAGGTGTTGATTCAGGAAGTGAGCGAGGCCATGTCCCGCTCCCTGGATGCGCCCATGGAGCGCATACGGGTAATGATAACTGAGATGCCAAAACAGCATTTTGGCATTGCCGGCCATTCGGCAAAAAAACTGGGGCGCTAG
- a CDS encoding catechol 2,3-dioxygenase — MKKGIMRPGHVQIRVLDMDEAVKHYKDLLGLIEMDRDDQGRVYLKGWTEVDKFSVVLREADEPGMDFMGFKCLSEEIVDQLREELAEFGCEIEDVPDGELKDCGRRVRFIAPTGHAFEIYATKKQTGKWGIGNRNPEAWPRGLEGMAATRFDHCLLYGPNLDKTLNLFRDVLGFDLAEQVMAPDGKRVAQFLTVSTKAHDVAFIHHEEPGKFHHASFFLDTWQDVLQAADLLSMTDTSIDIGPTRHGLTHGQTIYFFDPSGNRNEVFTGGDYHYPDHEPVTWDAEELGKAIFYHDRVLNERFLTVLT; from the coding sequence ATGAAAAAGGGAATAATGCGCCCCGGGCACGTCCAGATTCGCGTACTTGATATGGATGAAGCCGTTAAACACTACAAAGATCTTTTAGGCCTGATCGAAATGGATCGCGATGACCAGGGTCGCGTGTATTTAAAAGGCTGGACGGAAGTGGACAAGTTTTCCGTTGTGCTTCGGGAAGCGGATGAGCCTGGCATGGACTTCATGGGTTTCAAATGTCTTAGCGAAGAGATCGTAGATCAATTACGCGAAGAGCTCGCCGAATTTGGTTGTGAAATAGAAGATGTACCTGATGGTGAGCTTAAAGACTGTGGTCGCCGCGTGCGTTTCATCGCGCCGACCGGGCATGCCTTCGAAATCTATGCCACCAAGAAGCAGACCGGAAAATGGGGTATTGGCAATCGCAATCCGGAAGCCTGGCCGCGCGGTCTTGAGGGCATGGCGGCAACCCGCTTTGACCATTGCCTGTTGTACGGACCGAACCTGGATAAAACCCTGAATCTGTTCCGTGATGTGCTCGGTTTTGACTTGGCGGAACAGGTGATGGCTCCGGACGGCAAGCGTGTTGCACAGTTTCTGACGGTCAGCACCAAGGCCCACGATGTTGCGTTTATTCACCACGAAGAACCGGGCAAATTCCACCATGCGTCGTTTTTCCTGGATACCTGGCAGGATGTTCTTCAGGCCGCCGATCTACTGTCCATGACAGACACCTCCATTGATATCGGCCCGACCCGTCACGGTCTCACCCACGGCCAGACTATTTACTTCTTTGACCCCTCTGGTAACCGAAACGAAGTGTTTACCGGCGGCGATTACCACTACCCCGACCATGAGCCGGTGACCTGGGATGCCGAAGAGCTGGGCAAAGCCATTTTCTACCACGACCGGGTGCTGAACGAACGTTTTCTGACGGTTCTGACCTAA
- the dmpE gene encoding 2-oxopent-4-enoate hydratase, translating to MEQKRIQELGDELYQAMLAREAVDPLTSRGEDITVNDAYHISLRMLERRLAAGASVIGKKIGVTSKAVQNMLNVHQPDFGYLTNDMVFNSGEVVPISDRLISPRAEGEIAFILKKDLIGPGITNADVLAATECVMPCFEIVDSRIRDWKIAIQDTIADNASCGLFVLGDQAISPRKVDLVTCGMVVEKNGAMLSAGAGAAALGSPVNCVTWLANTLGEFGISLKAGEVILSGSLVPLEPVKAGDHMRVDIGGIGSASVRFI from the coding sequence ATGGAACAGAAACGAATCCAGGAACTGGGCGACGAACTTTACCAGGCCATGCTGGCCAGAGAAGCCGTTGACCCGCTTACCAGCCGCGGCGAAGACATCACGGTCAATGACGCTTATCACATTTCTTTGCGCATGCTTGAGCGGCGCCTGGCGGCCGGTGCGTCTGTGATCGGCAAGAAAATCGGTGTTACCAGCAAGGCTGTGCAGAACATGCTGAACGTACACCAGCCGGATTTTGGCTATCTCACTAACGACATGGTGTTCAACAGCGGCGAAGTCGTGCCCATCAGTGACCGGTTGATTTCACCCAGAGCTGAGGGCGAAATTGCCTTTATCCTGAAAAAAGACCTGATCGGGCCTGGTATTACCAACGCCGATGTACTGGCTGCCACCGAATGTGTGATGCCTTGCTTTGAAATTGTCGACTCCCGCATCCGCGACTGGAAAATTGCCATTCAGGACACCATTGCCGACAACGCCTCATGCGGCCTGTTTGTGCTGGGCGACCAGGCGATCTCCCCACGTAAAGTGGATTTGGTCACCTGCGGCATGGTGGTTGAAAAGAACGGTGCCATGCTCAGCGCTGGAGCGGGTGCTGCTGCACTTGGGTCACCGGTGAACTGCGTAACCTGGTTGGCCAACACGCTGGGGGAGTTTGGTATTTCATTAAAAGCCGGTGAGGTTATTTTGTCTGGTTCGCTGGTACCGCTGGAACCTGTGAAGGCCGGTGACCACATGCGAGTTGATATTGGTGGCATCGGCAGCGCGTCTGTCCGTTTCATCTGA
- a CDS encoding acetaldehyde dehydrogenase (acetylating), whose amino-acid sequence MSKKLKAVIIGPGNIGTDLLMKIQRSDWIEPVWMVGIDPESEGLKRAAEMGIKTCAIGVDGILPNILDDDIRVAFDATSAYVHAENSRKLNELGVIMIDLTPAAIGPFCVPPVNLAAHAKNLEMNVNMVTCGGQATIPMVAAVSRVQPVAYGEIIATVSSRSVGPGTRQNIDEFTRTTAGAVEKVGGAKEGKAIIIINPAEPPLMMRDTIHCLTESEPDQAAITESVHAMVKEVQKYVPGYTLVNGPVFDGNKVTCYMQVEGLGDFLPKYAGNLDIMTAAALRTAEMFAEETANGTITLPARG is encoded by the coding sequence ATGAGCAAAAAACTGAAAGCGGTCATCATTGGCCCAGGTAACATCGGTACTGACTTGCTGATGAAGATACAGCGTTCCGATTGGATCGAACCGGTTTGGATGGTGGGGATTGATCCCGAATCGGAAGGTTTGAAACGCGCTGCCGAGATGGGCATCAAGACCTGCGCCATCGGCGTGGATGGCATTCTGCCGAATATATTGGACGACGACATCCGTGTTGCCTTCGACGCCACCTCCGCCTATGTGCATGCCGAGAACAGCCGCAAGCTAAACGAACTGGGCGTGATCATGATCGACCTGACCCCCGCCGCCATCGGCCCGTTCTGTGTACCACCGGTTAATCTGGCGGCTCACGCCAAGAACCTGGAGATGAACGTCAACATGGTCACCTGCGGTGGCCAGGCCACCATTCCGATGGTCGCAGCGGTAAGCCGTGTTCAGCCAGTGGCTTATGGCGAGATCATCGCCACCGTTTCGTCGCGCTCCGTGGGCCCCGGTACGCGCCAGAACATCGACGAGTTCACCCGCACCACGGCCGGTGCCGTGGAGAAAGTAGGCGGAGCCAAAGAGGGTAAGGCCATCATCATCATCAATCCGGCCGAGCCGCCGCTGATGATGCGTGACACCATCCACTGCCTCACTGAAAGTGAGCCAGACCAAGCCGCCATTACCGAATCTGTGCACGCCATGGTGAAAGAGGTGCAGAAGTACGTGCCGGGCTACACCCTGGTCAATGGCCCTGTCTTCGATGGCAACAAGGTCACCTGTTACATGCAGGTGGAAGGGCTGGGCGACTTCCTGCCCAAGTACGCCGGCAACCTGGACATCATGACAGCCGCCGCCCTGCGGACCGCCGAGATGTTCGCTGAAGAAACGGCCAACGGTACCATCACACTGCCGGCACGCGGCTAA
- a CDS encoding 2-hydroxymuconic semialdehyde dehydrogenase has product MKEIKHYINGQYVGSVSGKLFNNVNPANGKVISKVHEAGREEVDAAVQAAKAALSGPWGKLTVDQRSAILHKVAAGINARFDEFLEAECLDTGKPKSMASHIDIPRGAANFSVFADMVKNVPAESFEMSTPDGTGAINYAVRRPKGVIGVISPWNLPLLLMTWKVGPALACGNTVVVKPSEETPTTTALLGEVMKEAGVPDGVFNVVHGFGGDSAGAFLTEHPLVDGFTFTGETRTGEVIMKSAAKGIRDISLELGGKNAGLVFADCDMDKAIEGTLRSAFVNCGQVCLGTERVYVERSIFDEFVARLKVGAEELRVGPPDDPNANMGPLVSLRHREKVLSYYQKAVDDGATVITGGGVPDMPNEFAGGAWVQPTIWTGLADDSAVVTDEIFGPCCHIRPFDTEEEAIELANSLPYGLASAIWSENITRAHRVAGQVDAGIVWVNSWFLRDLRTSFGGSKQSGIGREGGVHSLEFYTEMKNICIKL; this is encoded by the coding sequence ATGAAAGAAATTAAACATTATATTAATGGGCAGTACGTAGGTTCCGTCAGCGGCAAATTGTTCAATAACGTGAATCCGGCAAATGGCAAGGTGATAAGCAAGGTTCACGAGGCTGGCCGCGAAGAAGTGGATGCGGCCGTGCAGGCGGCAAAAGCCGCACTAAGTGGGCCCTGGGGCAAATTGACCGTGGACCAGCGTAGCGCCATTTTGCACAAGGTCGCCGCGGGCATTAATGCCCGCTTCGATGAATTCCTTGAAGCCGAATGCCTGGATACGGGCAAACCGAAATCCATGGCCAGTCACATCGACATTCCCCGCGGCGCAGCGAACTTTTCAGTATTCGCTGACATGGTCAAAAACGTTCCAGCAGAATCGTTTGAAATGTCGACGCCGGACGGCACCGGAGCGATTAACTACGCGGTACGCCGCCCTAAAGGTGTGATAGGGGTCATCAGCCCGTGGAATTTACCACTGCTGTTGATGACCTGGAAAGTTGGCCCTGCCCTGGCGTGCGGCAACACTGTCGTGGTTAAACCGTCAGAAGAAACACCCACCACCACTGCGCTTCTGGGCGAGGTGATGAAAGAAGCGGGCGTGCCGGATGGCGTATTCAACGTGGTTCATGGCTTCGGCGGTGACTCAGCCGGCGCCTTCTTAACTGAGCACCCGTTGGTGGACGGCTTTACCTTCACCGGCGAAACCCGCACCGGCGAAGTTATCATGAAATCCGCTGCGAAGGGTATTCGTGACATTTCCCTGGAACTGGGAGGCAAAAATGCCGGGCTGGTCTTCGCCGACTGCGATATGGACAAAGCAATAGAGGGCACGCTGCGCTCTGCGTTTGTGAATTGCGGGCAAGTTTGTTTGGGGACCGAGCGAGTCTACGTTGAACGCTCTATCTTTGACGAATTTGTCGCCCGCCTCAAAGTGGGTGCAGAAGAGCTAAGAGTTGGCCCCCCTGATGACCCCAATGCCAATATGGGCCCACTTGTTAGCCTGAGACACCGGGAAAAGGTGCTCTCTTATTATCAGAAAGCGGTGGACGATGGTGCCACAGTGATCACCGGTGGTGGTGTACCTGACATGCCGAATGAGTTTGCTGGTGGTGCTTGGGTGCAACCCACCATTTGGACTGGCTTGGCCGACGATTCTGCCGTAGTGACAGACGAAATATTCGGACCTTGTTGCCATATCCGCCCCTTCGATACCGAAGAAGAGGCGATCGAACTCGCCAACAGCCTCCCGTACGGACTCGCATCTGCAATCTGGAGCGAGAACATCACCCGCGCGCACCGTGTTGCGGGCCAGGTAGATGCCGGAATAGTTTGGGTAAACAGTTGGTTCCTGAGGGACTTACGTACCTCATTTGGTGGTAGCAAGCAGTCCGGTATTGGTCGTGAGGGGGGAGTGCACTCCCTTGAGTTCTATACCGAGATGAAAAACATCTGCATCAAGCTGTGA
- a CDS encoding alpha/beta fold hydrolase, which yields MTTSAAMVASGEIGREIVAAGYRTNLHDQGEGYPVMLIHGSGPGVTAWANWRLVMPELASQRRVVAPDMLGFGYSERPQDRYYNRDRWVDHALGVMDELGLEQVDMVGNSFGGGIALALAIRHPERVRRLVLMGSTGVSFPITRGLDEVWGYEPSLEAMRQLLDTFAFDRNLVNDELAELRYQASIRPGFQESFAAMFPPPRQRWVDSLASPEKDIRGLSHEALVIHGREDQIIPLQASLTLADWLKRSQLHVFGRCGHWTQIEHANRFARLVNDFLNEADTMASGAY from the coding sequence ATGACGACGAGTGCTGCAATGGTAGCAAGTGGCGAGATCGGTCGCGAAATTGTCGCGGCCGGTTACCGGACGAATTTGCACGACCAGGGTGAAGGTTATCCGGTCATGCTGATTCACGGTTCCGGCCCGGGTGTGACGGCTTGGGCCAACTGGCGCCTGGTTATGCCCGAACTTGCCAGCCAGCGTAGGGTAGTGGCGCCAGATATGCTGGGTTTCGGTTACAGCGAGCGCCCGCAAGACCGCTACTACAACCGTGATCGCTGGGTTGACCACGCGCTGGGCGTGATGGACGAGTTGGGGCTGGAACAGGTGGACATGGTTGGCAACTCCTTTGGTGGCGGAATTGCTCTAGCGCTTGCCATTCGCCATCCGGAACGGGTTCGTCGCCTGGTCCTGATGGGTAGCACGGGCGTTAGCTTTCCGATCACCCGTGGGCTGGACGAGGTGTGGGGTTACGAACCCTCCCTTGAAGCCATGCGACAGCTACTCGATACCTTTGCCTTCGACCGGAATCTCGTTAATGACGAGCTGGCCGAGCTGCGCTACCAGGCCAGCATTCGTCCTGGTTTTCAGGAGTCATTTGCCGCCATGTTTCCGCCACCGCGCCAGCGCTGGGTAGACAGTCTGGCCAGTCCGGAAAAGGACATTCGTGGTTTATCCCACGAAGCGCTGGTGATCCATGGGCGAGAGGATCAGATAATCCCGCTGCAAGCATCCCTGACCCTGGCTGACTGGCTTAAGCGGTCTCAGCTTCATGTTTTTGGCCGTTGCGGCCACTGGACGCAAATTGAACACGCTAATCGCTTTGCGCGACTGGTAAATGACTTTCTCAACGAAGCTGACACGATGGCTTCAGGAGCATATTAA